The Coregonus clupeaformis isolate EN_2021a unplaced genomic scaffold, ASM2061545v1 scaf2422, whole genome shotgun sequence genome includes a window with the following:
- the LOC123488668 gene encoding histone H2B yields the protein MPEPAKSAPKKGSKKAVTKTAGKGGKKRRKSRKESYAIYVYKVLKQVHPDTGISSKAMGIMNSFVNDIFERIAGESSRLAHYNKRSTITSREIQTAVRLLLPGELAKHAVSEGTKAVTKYTSSK from the coding sequence ATGCCCGAGCCAGCAAAGTCAGCgcccaagaagggctccaagaaAGCCGTCACCAAGACCGCAGGGAAGGGCGGCAAGAAGCGCAGAAAGTCCAGGAAGGAGAGTTACGCCATCTACGTGTACAAAGTCCTGAAGCAGGTCCACCCCGACACCGGCATCTCCTCCAAGGCCATGGGAATCATGAACTCCTTCGTGAACGACATCTTCGAGCGTATCGCCGGAGAGTCCTCTCGCCTGGCCCACTACAACAAGCGTTCTACCATCACCTCCAGGGAGATCCAGACCGCGGTGCGCCTGCTGCTCCCCGGTGAACTTGCCAAACACGCCGTGTCCGAGGGCACCAAGGCCGTAACCAAGTACACCAGCTCCAAGTAA